One Pyrus communis chromosome 13, drPyrComm1.1, whole genome shotgun sequence genomic window carries:
- the LOC137713954 gene encoding growth-regulating factor 8-like has product MGQRNGFAEKGAAAETEWLGLMMQKSQQTQQTQQSFPRKKTMMVMHHHHHHHDPLLASAGREACGVWDNSPASGGGLLFCNTSNPVSSCPTDLYPVGSDFVLPKSLQHHLPCSDHSLAFSSTGGMVNANVRVPFTSAQMEELERQTMIYKYMDSSPAPPQLLLPISKFPNLVKGSLELGISGSSDPEPWRCKRTDGKKWRCSRDVAFDQKYCERHAHKTRNRSRKPVDSQTLNPNLLTTNNNNMRSPRSNFFRQNQISSQTTPFSCNVVPSTAAGGSHVQPRSSAWFMNGEAPAVGGSNQEWEQMMPSKMGLKRSSSSCPYTKPTNTDVDIPKQQTESSLNLHTDCTGEIQGQQTQQTRHFIDAWSKSASAEREEDRVFVSSNQKLPLSSLTLSMCGGKGSNEERESTQMGLGVLGAERESVGDLKSQWTNPMSWMMGSPPGGPLAEALCLGIAGGSNGSDSGSTSYRSSRGDGRQEYDLIN; this is encoded by the exons ATGGGACAAAGAAATGGGTTTGCTGAGAAGGGAGCAGCAGCAGAAACAGAGTGGCTGGGTTTGATGATGCAAAAATCCCAGCAAACCCAACAAACCCAGCAATCATTTCCTCGGAAGAAAACGATGATGGTGAtgcatcaccatcatcatcatcatgatCCTCTGCTTGCCAGTGCAGGAAGAGAAGCTTGTGGGGTTTGGGATAACAGTCCTGCTTCTGGTGGTGGACTTTTGTTTTGCAACACAAGCAATCCAGTCTCGAGTTGTCCGACTGATTTATATCCTGTCGGTTCTGATTTTGTCCTCCCAAAGTCTCTGCAGCACCATCTACCTTGCTCTGATCACAGCCTGGCTTTCAGTTCCACAG GTGGAATGGTGAATGCGAATGTGAGAGTTCCTTTTACATCAGCTCAAATGGAAGAGCTTGAGAGACAGACAATGATTTACAAGTACATGGACTCTTCCCCTGCCCCTCCCCAATTACTTTTACCAATTTCCAAGTTCCCAAATT TGGTGAAAGGTTCACTGGAGTTGGGGATTTCTGGGAGCTCAGATCCGGAGCCATGGAGGTGCAAAAGAACAGATGGAAAAAAATGGAGGTGTTCCCGAGATGTAGCTTTTGATCAGAAGTATTGTGAGAGACATGCTCACAAGACCAGGAACCGTTCAAGAAAGCCTGTGGAttcccaaaccctaaaccccaacCTCCTcaccaccaacaacaacaacatgaGAAGTCCTAGGTCTAATTTTTTCAGACAAAACCAAATCAGCAGCCAGACAACTCCATTTTCTTGCAACGTGGTTCCTAGTACTGCTGCTGGTGGATCACATGTCCAGCCCAG GTCCTCGGCATGGTTCATGAATGGGGAAGCCCCAGCTGTGGGTGGTTCAAACCAAGAGTGGGAACAAATGATGCCATCCAAGATGGGCCTAAAGAGGAGCAGCAGCAGCTGCCCCTACACCAAGCCTACTAACACAGATGTGGATATTCCGAAGCAGCAAACTGAAAGCTCACTAAATTTGCACACAGATTGCACGGGTGAAATCCAAGGCCAGCAAACTCAACAGACAAGGCATTTCATCGATGCATGGTCCAAGTCAGCATCagcagagagagaagaagatagGGTCTTTGTTTCTTCAAACCAGAAGCTTCCCCTTTCATCTCTCACTCTATCAATGTGTGGTGGGAAAGGAAgcaatgaagagagagagagtacccaAATGGGGCTTGGAGTTTTGGGGGCAGAGAGGGAAAGTGTTGGGGATTTGAAGTCTCAGTGGACGAACCCAATGTCTTGGATGATGGGGTCACCACCTGGTGGACCATTGGCTGAAGCTTTGTGCCTTGGCATTGCTGGTGGTTCTAATGGCAGCGACAGTGGCTCCACCAGCTATAGGAGCTCACGTGGAGATGGTAGGCAagaatatgatttgattaactaA